CCCCCTGGAGAGATTCATTTTCAAGCTCTCAGTAAACCAGTCATGCGGCTCAATGGTGGAAGATGCTGACCTAGAATTTTCTCTTAGATCATTTTTGATCAAGTTGTCTGTGTCCCAACCACTGACTAGTGCTCTTTCTCAAGGTAAGTGAATCATGTATCGGATGGAGTTTTTGTCCTGTTGGAGGAACCCTTAAGCTTGCTTTGGAATATGTGTGATTACATTTGTTGCATTGCCAAGGATGAAAATATGCCTTAGGTGTTGTAACAGTCGAAGCATCTTTTGAGCTCGGCTTCCTTGTTTCTTATGAAGTCTATGTTTCTTGGTTCTTAGTGCTCGTTAGTTGGGGACTGTTCTTCTAAGACCACATTATGGCAGTAGATTGCAGGTGGGAGATTGTAGGTTACTTTCGGATGCTTCCTCAGGCCGATATGGGCAACACTGCTGCATTGTGGATCCCAACGGATACAAAGCAGTGGCAGCAGCCTCCACTTATAACCCCCATCAAGTCAATGAGTAGTGAACCTTTGAATGTTCAGTTATATTTGGAGCATCCAAGTTTATCCAAGACGATGAAGTCCTAGGTTAAACCACTCATGACGTTATGCGTAACATGTAAATCAGTTGTCACTAAGTAGAATTTTACAACTTCTTTGGATCTGATGGGAATAATATGTTGATAGATTTTGCCAATATATGCATTTTCTCCACCAATATATTGCTGGGTCctattttttagttcatttcTGAGTTCTATTTATCTGTTATGGAGTCATTTGGTTTCTCAGGTACGATGTCGGGCACAAACTAGGGGCAGCATTCCTTGAGCTCTGCACGACCTTTGGCACCATAATTATTCTGATCTTTGGGTCCTGGGTCTCCGGAAGCTGAACTTGTTGCCAATATAGCTCAATGAGTCCCTCCATCTGAGAAAACTAAGCATGGAGGAAGACCGAGGATTAGATTTTTGCAGCTGCTCAACGTTTTTTGATCAAATGCGTTGTGTTTGTTTTCTATGTCATGTTTTGTATTCAACATCTGTCTTGAGGTGGATTCACTGTGGGAAGAATCTGATTTACTCCCACCGGAGGGAGTCTGGCTATTCCTTGTCGGAGCAATTTCTCTATTGTTCTTGAAGCGTTTGAATTGGAGCTTAATCTACGGAAGACAGACCAGAGCTTATATTCGTTGAATGGATGATGAACTTGTCCTATATGGCCGAACTAATTCCATAAGGAATGTAGTTAAGAGGAGCTTGTCATTCTGATGTATTTTGGTTTACTGATACATGAGGTGAACAGGTTATGGCTAACATTATGGGTTTTAATCTTGGTTTTAAGTCTTCGAAGTGTATTTGACTCTTTAAATTTTAGAACATTACTGCAGACCAAAACCCCCATGCATCAAGCACGCTCAACTTCGAGGAAAATTGTAGATAAATGTAGAAGTCACCTCCAACATAATGTTCATTATCTTATATTGTAAAGCAGAACAAGAGAGGCATACATTGAGACCTATGTAGAAAGTATTTGGTCCACCAATTTTCCTAGTCAAAGTAAAGTAGGTTAATACTAGTTATTACAACGAGATCGTTTAAAAACTAGGGCTTAATTTTCTTGAAAGATTCCCAAATTTAGGTCCAATTTTAATTATGCCTTgaacctttttgtttaaaaaaaaaatcacaaactttcacGATAATCCCAAATCTACCTCTATGTGAAAAGATCTCTACTAGTTTTTTCAAGGCAAAAGAACACCCaaagtaccaaaacttggcacaaatgacacttaagtatcaaaatttacgaaaatgacacttaaatcttaaatgtcattttttatgaaaaattgaaCACTTGAGTGCTATGTTCGACGAACCCTACTAAAAATCCTATatagcaattttttattaatttttacgTTTACATGGCTCACTAGAAGGTTGACTTAGCAAACCACACACAAAAACGGTgtcattttaatataatttgaattttgatataataattaattaatttaattttttaaaaattaattaattaatttttatatatttttttaagggagggggagaaggaggagggaggcaacCAACGGTTGAGGGCCCTTTGTCGTCgaaaaggtgggggagggtcggctaggGCTGGCGACCCCGTGACCGTA
The window above is part of the Eucalyptus grandis isolate ANBG69807.140 chromosome 6, ASM1654582v1, whole genome shotgun sequence genome. Proteins encoded here:
- the LOC104418183 gene encoding DNA polymerase zeta processivity subunit, whose protein sequence is MDRRENQSPQGETARILVEFLEVAITSIVYLKGLYPSGAFERRRYLNSVVHRAQHPQLRNYIHMSVSGLQPFIEKGLIERIAVVFFDTENVPLERFIFKLSVNQSCGSMVEDADLEFSLRSFLIKLSVSQPLTSALSQDCRWEIVGYFRMLPQADMGNTAALWIPTDTKQWQQPPLITPIKSMSSEPLNVQLYLEHPSLSKTMKS